Proteins co-encoded in one Kribbella solani genomic window:
- a CDS encoding alpha-hydroxy acid oxidase, protein MTDRQMPKWSELKPLLRPKPVTVNPTERRLDKALTIADLRAIAKRRTPRSVFDYTDGAAEAEISLRRARRLFAEMELQPSILRDVSAIDLGTSILGSRSELPFAFAPTGFTRMMNHEGESAVVKVAADAGIPYALSTMGTTSIEDVAAAAPDARKWFQLYVWKDRDAGEDLVKRSAAAGYEALMLTVDVPVAGARLRDVRNGFTIPPSLTAKTVLDASMHPAWWANLLTTRPLTFASLSSWDGTVAELLDKLFDPTMTIDDLNWLRSIWDGPLIVKGIQTVEDARRVVDAGADAVVLSNHGGRQLDRAPTPLRILPDVRKAVGGDAEIYLDTGIMSGADIVAAIALGADACLVGRAYLYGLMAGGRRGVARAAEILTKEVRRTMALLGVSSVADLNPSHVRLP, encoded by the coding sequence ATGACCGATCGCCAGATGCCCAAATGGTCCGAGCTGAAGCCGCTGCTGCGGCCGAAGCCGGTCACGGTGAACCCGACCGAGCGGCGGCTGGACAAGGCGCTGACGATCGCCGACCTGCGCGCGATCGCGAAACGCCGGACGCCGCGCTCGGTGTTCGACTACACCGACGGCGCCGCCGAGGCCGAGATCAGCCTGCGCCGGGCCCGGCGGCTGTTCGCCGAGATGGAGCTGCAGCCGTCGATCCTGCGGGACGTGTCGGCGATCGACCTCGGCACCTCGATCCTGGGCAGTCGCTCCGAGCTGCCGTTCGCGTTCGCGCCGACCGGTTTCACCCGGATGATGAACCACGAGGGCGAGAGCGCGGTGGTGAAGGTCGCGGCGGACGCCGGCATCCCGTACGCGCTGTCCACGATGGGCACCACCTCGATCGAGGACGTCGCCGCCGCCGCGCCGGACGCGCGCAAGTGGTTCCAGCTGTACGTGTGGAAGGACCGCGACGCCGGCGAGGACCTGGTCAAGCGCTCCGCCGCCGCCGGGTACGAAGCACTGATGCTGACCGTCGACGTACCGGTCGCCGGCGCCCGGCTCCGCGATGTCCGCAACGGGTTCACGATCCCGCCTTCGCTCACCGCGAAGACGGTGCTGGACGCGTCGATGCACCCCGCCTGGTGGGCCAACCTGCTGACGACCCGGCCGCTGACGTTCGCGTCGCTGTCCAGCTGGGACGGCACGGTCGCCGAGCTGCTCGACAAGCTGTTCGACCCGACGATGACGATCGACGACCTGAACTGGCTGCGGTCGATCTGGGACGGCCCGCTGATCGTGAAGGGCATCCAGACCGTCGAGGACGCCCGCCGCGTGGTCGACGCCGGCGCGGACGCGGTCGTGCTGTCCAACCACGGCGGCCGCCAGCTGGACCGCGCGCCGACACCGCTGCGGATCCTCCCGGACGTACGCAAGGCGGTCGGTGGCGACGCGGAGATCTACCTCGACACCGGCATCATGTCCGGCGCGGACATCGTCGCCGCGATCGCCCTCGGCGCGGACGCCTGCCTGGTCGGCCGCGCGTACCTGTACGGCCTGATGGCCGGCGGCCGGCGCGGCGTTGCCCGCGCCGCCGAAATCCTGACCAAGGAGGTCCGCCGCACGATGGCCCTACTCGGCGTCTCCAGCGTCGCCGACCTGAACCCGTCCCACGTCCGCCTGCCCTGA
- a CDS encoding sensor histidine kinase yields MRKLSLRARLLLLTTGLLLAGLSLISAVVSHQLERYQLNRLDSQLRSFTEIIAQVSPGGPQPNQPERPQLIDPALDLIGAPYLAYLDANGSIIGMLRSSRVAAASFPTDAELRKLPTDGSAVALPAANGPGRWRALARRGVGWSGTVVAAAPLTDADATITQLRTSSLITGAALLVLLTAVGWWALGRGLRPLRRIEHTAAAIAEGDLTRRVPGIAAPRTEIGHLATSLNTMLGQLEQAFTDRAAAETRMRTFLSDVSHELRTPLVGIKGSTELYRMGGSDADEAMSRIDREATRLTGLTEDLLLLAQLDEAPDGQLDRTPMDLRTIANDARHDLRALDPSRPVTLTGLGDGGVPGPAAVLGDEDRLRQVVTNLVGNAVAHTPPGSPVRVGVGTSDGQAVLEIEDRGQGLTEEQAGRVFDRFYRADRSRNHATGASTGLGLAIARSIARAHGGDLVLRTALGAGSTFQLTVPVLSGQADVGRVQVGDAGDAE; encoded by the coding sequence ATGAGGAAGCTGTCACTGCGCGCCCGGCTGCTGCTACTGACCACCGGGTTGCTGCTCGCCGGGCTCAGCCTCATCAGCGCGGTCGTGTCGCACCAGCTGGAGCGCTATCAGCTGAACCGGCTCGACAGTCAGTTGCGGTCGTTCACCGAGATCATCGCGCAGGTGTCGCCGGGCGGTCCGCAGCCGAACCAACCCGAGCGGCCACAGCTGATCGACCCCGCGCTCGACCTGATCGGCGCACCCTACCTGGCGTACCTGGACGCGAACGGATCGATCATCGGGATGCTCCGCTCGTCCCGCGTTGCCGCCGCCTCCTTTCCTACCGACGCTGAGCTTCGGAAGTTACCGACGGATGGCTCCGCGGTAGCTCTGCCCGCGGCCAACGGACCGGGCCGGTGGCGGGCACTAGCGAGGCGAGGGGTCGGCTGGAGTGGCACTGTGGTCGCCGCGGCGCCACTCACTGATGCCGACGCGACCATCACCCAACTGCGGACCAGCAGCCTGATCACCGGTGCCGCGCTGCTCGTCCTGTTGACCGCCGTCGGCTGGTGGGCGCTCGGACGCGGCCTGCGGCCACTTCGCCGGATCGAGCACACCGCGGCCGCGATCGCCGAAGGTGACCTGACGAGACGTGTACCGGGCATCGCCGCGCCGCGAACCGAGATCGGCCACCTGGCGACCTCACTGAACACGATGCTCGGCCAGCTGGAGCAAGCCTTCACTGATCGAGCGGCGGCCGAGACGCGGATGCGTACGTTCCTGTCCGACGTCAGCCATGAGCTGCGTACGCCACTGGTCGGGATCAAGGGATCGACCGAGCTGTACCGGATGGGCGGATCCGATGCCGATGAGGCGATGAGCCGGATCGACCGCGAGGCCACGCGGCTGACCGGACTGACCGAGGACCTGCTGCTGCTCGCGCAGCTCGACGAGGCGCCCGACGGCCAGCTCGACCGAACCCCGATGGATCTGCGCACGATCGCCAACGACGCGCGGCACGACCTGCGGGCACTCGACCCGTCCAGGCCGGTCACGCTGACCGGCCTCGGAGACGGCGGCGTACCCGGTCCCGCCGCGGTGCTCGGCGACGAGGACCGGCTGCGGCAGGTCGTCACCAACCTGGTCGGCAACGCGGTCGCGCACACGCCGCCCGGTAGCCCGGTCCGGGTCGGCGTCGGTACGTCGGACGGGCAGGCCGTACTGGAGATCGAGGACCGTGGTCAGGGTCTCACCGAGGAGCAGGCCGGTCGCGTCTTCGACCGGTTCTACCGCGCGGATCGATCGCGCAATCACGCGACCGGCGCGAGTACCGGGCTGGGTCTGGCGATCGCGCGGTCCATCGCACGGGCGCACGGTGGCGACCTGGTACTACGGACCGCGCTCGGTGCCGGATCGACCTTCCAGCTGACCGTGCCGGTGTTGTCAGGGCAGGCGGACGTGGGACGGGTTCAGGTCGGCGACGCTGGAGACGCCGAGTAG
- a CDS encoding FCD domain-containing protein — protein MKNYELVLHRVEGDLAAGRLRIGERLPGERVLAEQLGISRPSVREAVRVLEAMGVVRTATGSGPDAGAVIVAEPVSPLTAVLRLHLATNHLPMGDVVQTRLLLESWSAREAAGRELAADELKVAEELLDRMDNTELSPEEFHLLDAEFHVALAGLAGNVLIAAVMTSLRSAIHEYVLAAVPNLPDWEATAVGLRAEHREILDAVRGGEAERAGELVAAHIRGFYRAAQL, from the coding sequence GTGAAGAACTACGAGCTGGTCCTGCATCGGGTCGAAGGGGATCTGGCCGCCGGCCGGTTGCGGATCGGGGAGCGGTTACCCGGCGAACGGGTGCTGGCGGAGCAGCTCGGGATCAGCCGGCCGTCGGTGCGGGAGGCAGTCCGGGTACTGGAGGCGATGGGCGTGGTACGAACCGCGACCGGCTCCGGGCCGGATGCTGGCGCGGTGATCGTGGCCGAGCCCGTCTCACCACTGACCGCGGTGCTGAGGTTGCACCTGGCAACCAACCACCTGCCGATGGGTGATGTCGTGCAGACCCGGTTGCTGCTGGAGTCGTGGTCGGCGCGGGAGGCGGCCGGGCGGGAGCTCGCCGCGGATGAGCTCAAGGTTGCCGAAGAGCTGCTCGACCGGATGGACAACACCGAGCTGTCACCGGAGGAGTTCCATCTGCTCGACGCGGAGTTCCATGTCGCGCTGGCAGGCCTGGCTGGGAATGTGCTGATCGCCGCGGTGATGACGTCGTTGCGGTCGGCGATTCACGAGTACGTGCTGGCGGCCGTACCCAACCTGCCGGACTGGGAAGCGACGGCGGTTGGTCTACGGGCCGAGCACCGGGAGATCCTCGACGCGGTACGCGGTGGCGAGGCGGAGCGGGCTGGTGAGTTGGTGGCCGCGCACATCCGGGGGTTCTACCGGGCCGCGCAGTTGTAG